In Trifolium pratense cultivar HEN17-A07 linkage group LG7, ARS_RC_1.1, whole genome shotgun sequence, a genomic segment contains:
- the LOC123899077 gene encoding fasciclin-like arabinogalactan protein 15, which translates to MDCSISTVLLLSFLTILSSSSSSSSLPTSQINSNSVLVALLDSHYTELAELIEKAMLLQTLENTVANHNITIFAPNNEALERNLDSDFKQFLLEPGNIHSLQTLLLFHVIPTRIESGSTRHQHQHKTLSDHHLHLETNITTGEWTVNQAKVTHPNILTRPDGVIHGIQRLLIPRSVEDDFNKRRSLRSITAVKPEGAPDVDIRNHRLKKSPPPEKPGSPPELPFYDAMSPGPSLAPAPAPGPGGPHHHFNGEAQVKDFIKTLLHYGGYNEMADILVNLTSLATEMSRLVSEGYVLTVLAPNDEAMAKLTTEQLSEPGSPEEIMYYHIIPEYQTEESMYNAVRRFGKVRYDTLRLPHKVVAEEADGSVKFGNGDVSGYLFDPDIYTDGRISVQGIDGVLFPMEEEKEEVVEQVKPVSKMGQTAKVVVKHRRGKLLETACWMLGTFRNHSRFASCQ; encoded by the exons ATGGATTGCAGCATCTCCACCGTTCTTCTCCTCTCCTTTCTCACaattctctcttcttcttcttcttcttcttctttaccaACGAGTCAAATCAACTCCAACTCAGTCCTAGTAGCACTTCTTGACTCACATTACACTGAACTCGCTGAACTCATTGAAAAAGCCATGCTATTACAAACACTAGAAAACACCGTCGCAAACCACAACATCACAATCTTCGCACCAAACAATGAAGCTCTTGAACGTAATCTTGACTCCGATTTCAAACAATTTCTTCTCGAACCGGGTAATATCCATTCCCTTCAAACTCTCCTCTTGTTCCACGTCATTCCAACCCGAATCGAATCCGGGTCAACCCGACATCAACACCAACACAAAACTCTCTCCGACCACCACCTTCATCTCGAAACAAATATCACCACCGGAGAATGGACTGTCAATCAAGCCAAAGTAACCCACCCGAATATTCTGACCCGACCCGATGGTGTCATTCACGGGATCCAGCGTCTTCTTATACCACGTTCAGTTGAAGACGATTTCAACAAACGCCGTAGTCTCCGTTCAATCACCGCCGTGAAACCGGAGGGAGCACCGGATGTCGACATTAGAAACCACCGATTAAAAAAATCTCCTCCGCCGGAAAAACCAGGTTCACCGCCGGAACTTCCGTTCTACGACGCTATGTCACCGGGACCATCGTTAGCTCCGGCGCCGGCACCGGGTCCAGGCGGTCCACACCACCACTTCAACGGCGAGGCACAAGTAAAGGATTTCATCAAAACATTACTTCATTACGGTGGTTACAACGAAATGGCTGATATTCTCGTTAACCTAACGTCGTTAGCAACTGAAATGAGCCGTTTAGTTTCAGAAGGTTATGTGTTAACGGTTTTGGCTCCAAATGATGAAGCTATGGCGAAGTTAACAACGGAGCAGTTAAGTGAACCGGGTTCACCTGAAGAGATAATGTATTACCACATTATCCCTGAGTATCAAACTGAAGAGAGTATGTATAATGCTGTTAGAAGATTTGGGAAGGTTCGGTATGATACATTGCGGTTGCCACATAAGGTGGTGGCTGAGGAGGCTGATGGGTCTGTTAAATTTGGAAATGGTGATGTTTCGGGTTATTTGTTTGACCCGGATATCTATACCGATGGGAGGATATCTGTGCAGGGGATTGATGGGGTTTTGTTTCCGATggaggaggagaaggaggaggTTGTGGAGCAGGTTAAACCCGTTTCGAAGATGGGTCAAACTGCTAAAGTTGTTGTCAAGCATAGGAGAG GGAAACTGCTGGAAACAGCATGCTGGATGCTTGGAACATTTAGAAACCATTCTAGATTCGCCTCTTGTCAATGA
- the LOC123899078 gene encoding protein STRICTOSIDINE SYNTHASE-LIKE 3-like, with amino-acid sequence MTYMAPARGLAIVILLLALYCGLDPFKHSPIRGLPDFEVHKVNLPSWSEVPTDCDKDNLLQKSEILFENQVQGPESIVFDHHGRGPYTGVADGRILFWNGLSWIDFAYTSPNRSEICNPKESATPFSYVETEHICGRPLGLRFDKKTGDLYIADAYFGLMKVGPQGGLATSLATEVEGAPIRFTNDVDFDTEGNVYFTDSSTKYQRRNFIHLTFSGENTGRVLKYSPATKETTVLVRNIHFPNGITLSKDGSFFLFAEGLIGRLHKYWLKGDKAGTSEIFAILPGFPDNVRVNENGDFWVAINCRRFMYSYLNALYPKMRKIILMLPIPTRINYMLQIGGKFHAAIVKYSPEGKLLQILEDSEGKVVKAVSEVEEKDGKLWIGSVMMPFIAVYHLT; translated from the exons ATGACATACATGGCTCCGGCTCGAGGACTCGCCATTGTGATCCTGTTATTAGCTCTGTACTGTGGATTAGACCCCTTCAAGCACAGCCCTATCCGAGGCTTACCTGATTTTGAGGTGCACAAAGTTAACTTGCCATCATGGTCTGAGGTTCCTACAGACTGTGACAAAGACAACTTGTTGCAGAAATCGGAGATCCTGTTTGAGAACCAAGTACAGGGCCCAGAGAGCATTGTCTTCGATCATCATGGTCGTGGTCCTTACACTGGTGTTGCTGATGgaagaattttattttggaatGGACTGTCTTGGATTGATTTCGCCTACACCTCACCCAACAG GTCAGAAATATGCAATCCAAAGGAATCTGCAACACCATTTAGTTATGTTGAGACTGAGCACATCTGTGGAAGGCCTTTGGGACTAAGATTTGACAAGAAAACAGGTGATTTATACATTGCAGATGCATATTTTGGGCTGATGAAGGTAGGGCCTCAAGGTGGTTTAGCAACATCTCTTGCAACTGAGGTAGAAGGAGCGCCAATCAGATTTACTAATGATGTCGACTTTGATACAGAAGGGAACGTTTACTTCACTGATAGCAGTACTAAATATCAGAGAAG GAACTTCATTCATCTTACATTTTCTGGTGAAAATACTGGAAGGGTTTTGAAATACAGTCCTGCCACCAAGGAAACCACTGTTCTTGTAAGGAACATTCATTTTCCAAATGGGATTACCTTAAGCAAGGATGGTTCCTTCTTTCTATTTGCAGAAGGGCTAATTGGAAG GCTACACAAGTATTGGTTAAAAGGAGATAAAGCTGGAACTTCAGAAATCTTTGCAATCCTACCTGGTTTTCCTGATAATGTGAGAGTCAATGAAAATGGTGACTTTTGGGTGGCTATCAATTGTAGAAGGTTTATGTACAGTTACCTGAATGCTCTCTACCcaaaaatgagaaaaatcaTCCTCATGCTACCTATTCCAACAAGGATAAACTACATGCTTCAAATTGGAGGCAAGTTTCATGCAGCTATTGTTAAGTATAGCCCTGAAGGTAAACTTCTGCAGATATTGGAGGACAGTGAGGGAAAAGTTGTTAAAGCAGTGAGTGAAGTGGAGGAGAAGGATGGTAAACTTTGGATAGGAAGTGTTATGATGCCTTTCATTGCAGTTTACCATTTGACATGA